CGGTCAACGGCGCTGCGGCGGGTTTTCTCACTCAGCTTGTCCCAGCAGTGCGGGCAGCTGACGCCGGGCGTGTAATGCTCACTGGCACGGTCTTGCGCGCTGATCGGCGTGCGGCAGGCGTGACATTGATCGTAGTCGCCTTCGGTCAGGTCATGACGCACGGTGACCCGGTTGTCGAAGACGAAGCAGTCGCCGCGCCAGCGGGTTTCTTCCTGCGGCACTTGCTCCAGATATTTGAGGATGCCGCCCTTGAGGTGATACACCTCTTCAAACCCCTCGCCCAGCATATAGCTGGAAGCTTTTTCACAGCGAATGCCGCCGGTGCAGAACATCGCCACCTTCTTGTGTTTCGAGGGGTCGAAGTGGGCTTTGATGTAATCCGGGAACTCACGGAAACTGGTGGTCTTGGGGTCAATGGCACCCTCGAACGTGCCGATGGACACCTCGTAGTCATTGCGGGTGTCGATCAACAGAACTTCAGGGTCCGAAATGAGGGCATTCCAGTCAGTTGGCTCCACATAGGTGCCGACCTTTTTGTTCGGGTCAACACCCTCAACGCCAAGGGTCACGATCTCTTTTTTGAGCTTGACCTTGGTGCGGTAGAACGGCTGATCCTCGCAATAGGATTCCTTGTGATCGATATCGACCATGCGCGGGTCTTTTTTCAACCAGGCCATAAGCCCGTCGATGCCTTCGCGGCTACCGGAAACCGTGCCGTTGATGCCTTCATCAGCGATCAGCAAGGTGCCTTTGATACCGTTGTCGACCATGGCCTGGAGCAGCGGCTCTCGCAATGCGACGTAATCACTGAGGGTGACGAATTTGTACAACGCCGCGACGACGATGGGGGCGGTTTGAGTCATGTTGCGTCTCCAGGTGGTGACCCTCGCAAAGGGCCTACCGGATGAGTGATTCGGGAATAAACGTGCCCTAGCGGCAACGCGGCGCGGATTCTAGCAAAAACGAAGGGGATTCAGACAGGCGGGTGATCAGCGCAATAGATCGCAAGCGGCTGCAGGAGCGCACTTGCCCGCAATAGCGTCGGTACGTTCGATAGATTTACATCGAAAGATCCGACCCCTTCACGGGCAACCGCACTCCTACACAATCACCACTCGTTACGCATGCCCGCCCGCGCAGGTTGGGGACGTCGGCACGATGCCGGCTTCCGACCACTCCTGCGGGGTGTAAGTATGCAGCGCCAAGGCATGGAACTCGCCCATGAGGCCGCCCAAAAGGCCATAGACCTTCTGGTGCCGCTTCACGAGGTTGAGCCCTGCAAACTGGTCACTGACCAGAATCGCCTTGTAGTGAGTTTCATCACCACGGCTGTGCATGTGGCTTTCATTCAGCACCTCAAGGTGCTGCGGCTGAAAGACCGACAGCGCAGATTCGATTCGCTGTTGCATGCTCATGGAGGACTTCGCTACTTATGGCTTTTTGGCAGGAGCAGGCACTGCGGCAGGTTTGCCAGCAGGCGCCAGTTCAGTGGTCATGTCAGCCAGCAGCTTGTTGACAACAGGCACAGCGCTTTCGAGCTTGCTCTGGGTCAGTTGGGCCGATTGCTGAGTCAGCTCAGGCATTTTGGTCAGCACTTTCTTGCCCAGTGG
The DNA window shown above is from Pseudomonas sp. BSw22131 and carries:
- the trhO gene encoding oxygen-dependent tRNA uridine(34) hydroxylase TrhO, whose product is MTQTAPIVVAALYKFVTLSDYVALREPLLQAMVDNGIKGTLLIADEGINGTVSGSREGIDGLMAWLKKDPRMVDIDHKESYCEDQPFYRTKVKLKKEIVTLGVEGVDPNKKVGTYVEPTDWNALISDPEVLLIDTRNDYEVSIGTFEGAIDPKTTSFREFPDYIKAHFDPSKHKKVAMFCTGGIRCEKASSYMLGEGFEEVYHLKGGILKYLEQVPQEETRWRGDCFVFDNRVTVRHDLTEGDYDQCHACRTPISAQDRASEHYTPGVSCPHCWDKLSEKTRRSAVDRQKQIELAKARNQPHPIGRNYRLPDAESKNETPSNEA
- a CDS encoding BolA family protein, with product MSMQQRIESALSVFQPQHLEVLNESHMHSRGDETHYKAILVSDQFAGLNLVKRHQKVYGLLGGLMGEFHALALHTYTPQEWSEAGIVPTSPTCAGGHA